Proteins from a genomic interval of Thunnus maccoyii chromosome 1, fThuMac1.1, whole genome shotgun sequence:
- the slc35c1 gene encoding GDP-fucose transporter 1 isoform X1 has product MNRTQLKRSSILRMALAGSETMDPDGHGETFLLRAVRIAAVVVLYWFVSITMVFLNNHLLDNRDLDAPLFVTFYQCVVTVGLCWLMQLLSRLCPRLIDFPSVRFDVKTSREVLPLSVVFICMITFNNLCLKYVGVAFYTVGRSLSTVFNVLLSYVILKQTTSLQALLCCAFILGGFWLGVDQESMAGSLSWSGVFFGVLASAFVSLNAIYTKKVMPAVDGNIWKLSYYNNINACVLFLPLILVFGELGHLANFSRLSDLGFWGMMTVGGVFGFTIGYVTGLQIKYTSPLTHNVSGTAKACAQTVIAVVYNSSSKSLLWWTSNMMVLCGSSAYTWVKSLEMKKTPYKVPQDSAKEKLLSGEKGNMGV; this is encoded by the exons ATGAACAGGACACAGCTGAAGCGGTCCAGTATCTTGAGAATGGCTCTGGCCGGCTCGGAAACGATGGACCCAGACGGACACGGAGAGACTTTCTTACTCCGAGCTGTTAGAATAGCAGCTGTTGTTGTATTGTACTGGTTCGTCTCAATTACAATGGTGTTCCTCAATAATCATCTTCTGGACAACCGTGACTTGGACGCGCCGTTATTTGTGACTTTTTATCAGTGTGTGGTGACTGTCGGGCTGTGCTGGCTCATGCAGCTGCTGTCCAGGTTGTGCCCGAGACTGATCGACTTCCCGTCGGTCAGATTCGACGTGAAGACGTCCCGGGAGGTTCTGCCGCTGTCTGTCGTGTTCATCTGCATGATCACCTTCAACAACCTGTGCCTGAAATATGTCGGAGTGGCTTTCTACACAGTCGGTCGCTCCCTCAGCACAGTTTTTAATGTGCTGCTTTCATATGTCATCCTGAAACAGACCACATCTCTCCAAGCCTTACTGTGTTGTGCTTTCATCTTAG GTGGATTCTGGCTCGGTGTGGACCAGGAAAGCATGGCGGGGTCCCTCTCCTGGTCAGGCGTCTTTTTCGGGGTGCTGGCCAGCGCCTTTGTGTCTCTCAACGCCATCTACACAAAGAAAGTGATGCCTGCAGTAGATGGAAACATCTGGAAACTGTCCTACTACAACAACATCAATGCCTGCGTCCTCTTCCTCCCACTTATTCTTGTGTTTGGAGAGTTGGGTCATCTCGCCAACTTCAGTCGCCTGTCTGATCTCGGGTTTTGGGGCATGATGACAGTCGGAGGAGTGTTTGGTTTCACTATCGGCTACGTCACAGGCCTCCAGATCAAGTATACGAGTCCGCTCACGCACAACGTCTCAGGGACCGCAAAGGCCTGCGCTCAGACTGTTATTGCAGTAGTGTACAACTCGTCAAGTAAAAGCCTGCTGTGGTGGACCAGTAACATGATGGTTCTCTGTGGCTCATCAGCCTACACTTGGGTCAAAAGCCTAGAAATGAAGAAGACTCCCTACAAAGTCCCCCAGGATTCAGCCAAGGAAAAACTACTGTCAGGGGAGAAAGGCAACATGGGAGTGTAA
- the slc35c1 gene encoding GDP-fucose transporter 1 isoform X2: MALAGSETMDPDGHGETFLLRAVRIAAVVVLYWFVSITMVFLNNHLLDNRDLDAPLFVTFYQCVVTVGLCWLMQLLSRLCPRLIDFPSVRFDVKTSREVLPLSVVFICMITFNNLCLKYVGVAFYTVGRSLSTVFNVLLSYVILKQTTSLQALLCCAFILGGFWLGVDQESMAGSLSWSGVFFGVLASAFVSLNAIYTKKVMPAVDGNIWKLSYYNNINACVLFLPLILVFGELGHLANFSRLSDLGFWGMMTVGGVFGFTIGYVTGLQIKYTSPLTHNVSGTAKACAQTVIAVVYNSSSKSLLWWTSNMMVLCGSSAYTWVKSLEMKKTPYKVPQDSAKEKLLSGEKGNMGV; encoded by the exons ATGGCTCTGGCCGGCTCGGAAACGATGGACCCAGACGGACACGGAGAGACTTTCTTACTCCGAGCTGTTAGAATAGCAGCTGTTGTTGTATTGTACTGGTTCGTCTCAATTACAATGGTGTTCCTCAATAATCATCTTCTGGACAACCGTGACTTGGACGCGCCGTTATTTGTGACTTTTTATCAGTGTGTGGTGACTGTCGGGCTGTGCTGGCTCATGCAGCTGCTGTCCAGGTTGTGCCCGAGACTGATCGACTTCCCGTCGGTCAGATTCGACGTGAAGACGTCCCGGGAGGTTCTGCCGCTGTCTGTCGTGTTCATCTGCATGATCACCTTCAACAACCTGTGCCTGAAATATGTCGGAGTGGCTTTCTACACAGTCGGTCGCTCCCTCAGCACAGTTTTTAATGTGCTGCTTTCATATGTCATCCTGAAACAGACCACATCTCTCCAAGCCTTACTGTGTTGTGCTTTCATCTTAG GTGGATTCTGGCTCGGTGTGGACCAGGAAAGCATGGCGGGGTCCCTCTCCTGGTCAGGCGTCTTTTTCGGGGTGCTGGCCAGCGCCTTTGTGTCTCTCAACGCCATCTACACAAAGAAAGTGATGCCTGCAGTAGATGGAAACATCTGGAAACTGTCCTACTACAACAACATCAATGCCTGCGTCCTCTTCCTCCCACTTATTCTTGTGTTTGGAGAGTTGGGTCATCTCGCCAACTTCAGTCGCCTGTCTGATCTCGGGTTTTGGGGCATGATGACAGTCGGAGGAGTGTTTGGTTTCACTATCGGCTACGTCACAGGCCTCCAGATCAAGTATACGAGTCCGCTCACGCACAACGTCTCAGGGACCGCAAAGGCCTGCGCTCAGACTGTTATTGCAGTAGTGTACAACTCGTCAAGTAAAAGCCTGCTGTGGTGGACCAGTAACATGATGGTTCTCTGTGGCTCATCAGCCTACACTTGGGTCAAAAGCCTAGAAATGAAGAAGACTCCCTACAAAGTCCCCCAGGATTCAGCCAAGGAAAAACTACTGTCAGGGGAGAAAGGCAACATGGGAGTGTAA